Genomic segment of Parageobacillus genomosp. 1:
TCGTTCGTGATGTTTCCTTTTAAGCGCTTATAAAAGTTCTCTTTTCCACCAAAAATCACACGTGGAATCGTTCCTTGGTCGAGATGGTGCTTTAGCTCGGCTTCTTTCGCTTTCAACTTTTCTAACCGTTGGTGCAATCCACCTAGACATGTTGGAAGATCGACTTTTTTTGGTGTTTTTCGTCCATGTTGATACTCATCGATTTTCTTTTCGGTTTTTTCGATTTTCGCCTGCACATCCTCTAAGCGCATGGGAAGCAACTCAAGTTGGGAAGAAATCAGCGATTGAGCAAGCAAGACCGCATCTTCGGCAAACCGTTTGTTGAGCCGAAATGGGTGCGAAAGGTGCTGGATGATGTCTTTTGCGTTCCTTCCCTCCAACAAACGGTTGAACGCGTATCGCTTCGCGGAACCAAAGACGCGCATCAACTCATCTAATGAACGAAGTTGCGATTCATCATGAGAAACGATTTTCATCCCCCGAACCGTTTTCATCCCCTTACCTTCCCCCTTGTTTGAATCCTTAAGAACATATATTCGCAAAATCTTCTTCATTTCCTTTTTACATGAGGAAGGGGGAGATGATTTTTTATCATCAGACAGGTGACGATGGAAAAGATGGAGAACATCCACCTCTCCACGTCCAATAACATTAGATATTTACATTTTCATAGATGTTTATCAAACTGCTTATACCTCCCTCATATAGCTGCTTTTATTGTATCACGGTGTCCCCTCCTAATAAACTGTTTCGTCGCTGTTATGAATTTCTGTCCTGTTTGTCCAACTCATATATTTTTTGCACGAGATCGTAAAAGATATCGTTCGTTACCGCCTCTGAATTGAGGCAGTCCAGTTCGACGACGACGAGCGCGTATTTCGGAGCATCGGCAGGAAAATAGCCGGCAAACCATTTATTCACCAGTTCTTCATTGGCAAGTCTTTTTCCTGTTTCTGCCGTCCCCGATTTTCCCGCAACCGCATACGGAAGCGATTGAAAGCGCCGTCCCGTCCCCTGTTCGTCTGTTACCACTTTTCGCAACAACCGCTGCAATTGATTGGCGGTAACCGGGGAAAGCGGCGGCTCATCGGAAAACGATTGCTGCGGAAACGTAAACAAGGTCGTACCGTTTTTATATAAAATTTTGTCTACCGCCTTCACTTGCCTTGCCTCGCCATTGCGGGCAATCGTCGCCATCATGTTGGCGACCGCCAGCGGTGATACGCGCACGTCTTTTTGCCCGATCGACGTTTGCGCAACGGCAAGGGGAACACGTTTATCGCGCTCATCATGCCATATCGTTCCTTTCCGCTCTTCTGGAAATTGTTTAAAATCTGTTTCATGATAGACATCGCCTCGCCATCCGGCGAGCGGATATAAGCCCAATTTTTTCGCATACGTTTCCAAAATGTCCGGCTCTTGTTCGACAAGCTTTTTGCCAAGCGTCGCAAACGCGTTGTTGCAGCTGACAGCAAAACTTTCCTCAAACCCTAGCGTTCCGTAATCATGATCTCGGTCCGGCGTCACTCCATCAATTTTTTTGCCGCAATCAAACATTGTCGTTGGCGATGCGATCCCTTTGTCGAGCGCAGCGGCGGCAACCACTGTCTTAAAGATGGAGCCTGGGATTTGCGGCAGCACCATCTGATTTTCCGCACCGTGGTCTTTATACGGATTGTGCGGGTCCATATCAGGGCGGCTCACCATTGCAAGAACGCTGTTTGTTGGGATATCCAATAGTACAATGCCGCCTTTTTTTAAATGATGCTCA
This window contains:
- a CDS encoding peptidoglycan D,D-transpeptidase FtsI family protein, producing MWKKRVIVVLALIQIGIFLLIGRLVQIQLISTESFSEKNVNLIEESVKQRTQELMIDDGRGTFIDRNEKPLTKQYIPSLVLFPFLKTMKWPVEQVANILHISPQVIIEQLQKAKEPFALTMDGRPLVLSEEQMEEINQLHLPGVFAVNKQYPLEKVYAPHLIGFTRADSRLLRTRYPKRHLPPHTEVGIHGLQKAFDEFLIPEGETKLLYHVDAAGGPLFGLDVKYSDPSNPFYPVSVKTTIDRDLQKIAETVVDEHHLKKGGIVLLDIPTNSVLAMVSRPDMDPHNPYKDHGAENQMVLPQIPGSIFKTVVAAAALDKGIASPTTMFDCGKKIDGVTPDRDHDYGTLGFEESFAVSCNNAFATLGKKLVEQEPDILETYAKKLGLYPLAGWRGDVYHETDFKQFPEERKGTIWHDERDKRVPLAVAQTSIGQKDVRVSPLAVANMMATIARNGEARQVKAVDKILYKNGTTLFTFPQQSFSDEPPLSPVTANQLQRLLRKVVTDEQGTGRRFQSLPYAVAGKSGTAETGKRLANEELVNKWFAGYFPADAPKYALVVVELDCLNSEAVTNDIFYDLVQKIYELDKQDRNS